A region from the Leptospirillum ferriphilum ML-04 genome encodes:
- a CDS encoding EAL domain-containing protein: MTAGLTGSLTPPLVEDDFGASAHLDMETLAIRTASPAFLAVIGIQGIGESAGLSPARWLDEETRNRLLETWSSMRREGRRSDSIVGRLLRPDGSFRSAHLQIHATGDSTVFLRLKESFPEGGADEILRLSLELDRRIQKGHSLEALLSLSARRIAENFSFLFTYFVAPEPDGSLRFISIESRHPKLKDSLEKTLSGARWDTLPGKSLPCAIAFRTLMPCFLDPLRSGENPLLDALFSTGVRSVFSLPLLVGKKNVPRGVLTVGSVSPGDLSLPVRDRLTDFAEKIGLAIANYEHHAQITTEKDALFEQAPDGIYITDAETFQILDANRRFCELLGHPDKSGVVGHSILEFTNASREEILEAVDELERSEKEASMVRRRFLRKNGASLPVSISFSRLSYQGKKAYMSHLRDITREMEAEAVRRISNALDRKILEGAPLDGLLTSLVDEIADSFGFPLVYFAVPNPDGTIRYVHIRTSLPGIRDVLKTAESTLKWSTPPGNRRMSSRALASRSPVFSLIESQDQSPLLKDFFQSGVRASFIIPILKEDPHLLPWGLLTLSAEHEDNLSRRVRDILLDMAEKVRMAFLRFDEQNHIRLQRTAMESSRSPFLIASPDGSVEWANAAFLCMIGQSQDDKNVLSLPDLFPEPVDTNPPMTLFEILKAGLFFEGEIPGRARSGDAFITETIVSPILDGQQQISHMLIHMKDITLEKIQEKAIWELAHVDSLTGLMNWNAFMETLDREFRQAKEENRKMAVFYLDLDGFKEINDTMGHETGNVFLRTIAGRLRQCPSLSDSVARIGGDEFVLLCKKTGDFQTLQSEIRTLTDLVSRPVEIGGRSFQTTVSIGVAFYPDDADKSADLVRKADIAMYQAKKSKKGWRFFDQEMEERIQERYRNELSLRQALRSGHIFLMFQPQIDLANRRLRGIEALVRWKNAEGVVLTPKSFIALAEESGIILELGEIVFEHSFETLHRWETLGLKDFRLSVNVSPRQFWSKNFWEGLSGRIFRQPEAGKRLCLELTESLLMQNPDEIGNRLSDLRSMGVRIAIDDFGTGYSSLAYLSRFPVDEIKVPQEFVLGMKNHEQDRMIVRTIVQMAQSLGIDLVGEGAETRAEIDMLFGLGCTTLQGYGLARPMSLENMEDFLLHPERWPFPDFFRKKD; encoded by the coding sequence ATGACCGCGGGACTGACCGGTTCTCTCACTCCTCCGCTCGTGGAGGATGACTTCGGGGCTTCCGCACATCTCGACATGGAAACACTGGCCATCCGGACCGCCAGCCCGGCCTTTCTGGCAGTCATCGGAATCCAGGGCATCGGGGAATCGGCAGGGCTCTCCCCCGCCCGATGGCTTGACGAAGAAACCCGGAATCGTCTCCTTGAAACATGGTCGTCCATGAGACGGGAGGGACGAAGATCCGACTCCATCGTCGGACGTCTCCTTCGACCGGACGGATCCTTCCGGTCCGCCCATCTCCAGATCCACGCGACAGGAGACTCCACGGTTTTTCTCCGTCTGAAGGAGTCTTTTCCGGAGGGAGGAGCCGACGAAATTCTTCGCCTGTCTCTCGAACTCGACCGCCGGATCCAGAAAGGCCATTCGCTTGAAGCCCTCCTGTCCCTGTCGGCACGACGGATTGCCGAAAACTTCTCCTTTCTGTTCACGTATTTTGTCGCTCCCGAACCGGACGGCAGCCTTCGCTTTATTTCCATCGAATCCCGTCATCCGAAACTGAAAGACTCTCTGGAAAAAACTCTCTCGGGCGCACGGTGGGACACACTCCCGGGAAAAAGCCTTCCCTGCGCCATTGCTTTCCGGACGCTGATGCCCTGCTTCCTCGATCCTCTCCGCTCCGGAGAAAATCCTCTTCTGGATGCGCTGTTTTCGACCGGAGTCCGATCCGTCTTCTCGCTCCCCCTCCTGGTCGGGAAAAAAAATGTTCCCAGAGGAGTCCTGACCGTCGGAAGTGTCTCTCCCGGAGACCTCTCTCTTCCCGTTCGGGACAGGCTGACAGATTTTGCCGAAAAGATCGGGCTCGCCATCGCCAATTATGAACATCACGCCCAGATCACGACGGAAAAGGACGCTCTTTTCGAGCAGGCTCCCGATGGCATCTATATTACCGATGCGGAAACATTTCAAATTCTCGATGCCAACAGGAGGTTCTGCGAACTTTTGGGTCATCCGGACAAATCCGGTGTTGTCGGCCACTCCATCCTCGAGTTCACCAATGCTTCCCGGGAAGAGATTCTGGAGGCTGTCGACGAACTCGAACGATCGGAAAAAGAGGCGTCCATGGTCCGACGCCGGTTTCTTCGAAAAAACGGGGCATCCTTGCCTGTCAGCATCAGTTTTTCCCGTCTTTCCTATCAGGGGAAAAAGGCCTATATGTCCCATTTGCGGGATATCACCCGGGAGATGGAAGCCGAAGCGGTCCGGCGGATTTCCAATGCACTCGACCGCAAGATTCTGGAGGGGGCTCCCCTCGACGGTCTGCTGACCAGCCTGGTCGACGAGATCGCGGATTCGTTCGGCTTTCCTCTCGTCTATTTCGCCGTTCCGAACCCGGACGGGACGATCCGGTATGTCCACATTCGCACATCTCTCCCGGGGATCCGGGACGTTCTGAAAACAGCGGAGAGCACGCTGAAGTGGAGTACGCCACCGGGAAACCGCCGGATGAGTTCCCGGGCTCTGGCTTCCCGCTCGCCGGTTTTCTCTCTCATCGAGAGCCAGGACCAATCTCCTCTTCTGAAGGATTTTTTCCAGTCCGGGGTTCGTGCGTCCTTTATCATTCCGATCCTGAAAGAGGACCCTCATCTCCTTCCATGGGGGCTTCTCACCCTCTCGGCCGAACATGAGGATAATCTCTCCCGGAGAGTTCGGGACATTCTTCTCGACATGGCCGAAAAAGTCCGGATGGCGTTTCTGCGATTCGATGAACAAAACCACATCCGTCTCCAGCGAACCGCGATGGAGTCCTCCCGCTCCCCCTTCCTGATCGCCTCTCCCGACGGGTCCGTGGAATGGGCCAACGCGGCTTTTCTTTGCATGATCGGGCAGTCTCAGGACGACAAGAACGTGTTGTCGTTGCCGGACCTTTTTCCCGAACCCGTTGACACCAACCCTCCCATGACCCTTTTTGAAATCCTGAAGGCCGGCCTCTTTTTTGAGGGAGAAATTCCGGGACGCGCCCGGTCAGGGGACGCGTTCATCACCGAAACGATCGTTTCTCCCATTCTCGACGGTCAGCAACAGATCTCCCACATGCTGATCCACATGAAAGACATCACCCTCGAAAAAATCCAGGAAAAGGCCATCTGGGAGCTCGCTCACGTCGACTCCCTGACCGGTCTCATGAACTGGAACGCCTTCATGGAAACCCTCGACCGGGAATTTCGACAGGCGAAAGAGGAAAACCGCAAAATGGCGGTTTTCTATCTCGATCTCGACGGGTTCAAGGAAATCAACGATACCATGGGACACGAGACCGGAAATGTCTTTCTCCGGACGATCGCCGGACGACTTCGGCAATGTCCTTCCCTCTCCGACTCCGTGGCACGAATCGGCGGTGACGAATTCGTCCTCCTGTGCAAGAAAACCGGAGACTTCCAGACCCTCCAGTCGGAAATCCGCACGTTGACGGATCTCGTCTCCCGCCCGGTCGAAATCGGCGGGCGTTCTTTCCAGACGACTGTTTCCATCGGGGTTGCCTTTTATCCCGACGATGCAGACAAGAGCGCCGATCTGGTCAGAAAAGCCGACATCGCCATGTACCAGGCCAAAAAGTCCAAGAAGGGCTGGCGATTTTTTGACCAGGAGATGGAAGAACGGATCCAGGAGAGATACCGCAATGAACTGTCTCTCCGTCAGGCTCTCAGAAGCGGACATATTTTCCTGATGTTCCAGCCCCAGATCGATCTGGCCAATCGCCGGTTACGGGGTATCGAGGCGCTGGTTCGATGGAAAAACGCAGAGGGCGTTGTGCTGACACCGAAGTCCTTTATTGCCCTGGCCGAAGAGTCCGGTATCATTCTCGAACTGGGGGAAATTGTCTTCGAGCATTCCTTCGAGACCCTGCACCGGTGGGAGACCCTCGGACTCAAGGATTTCCGCCTGTCCGTCAATGTCTCGCCACGACAATTCTGGTCCAAGAACTTCTGGGAAGGATTGTCGGGCCGGATCTTCCGGCAACCGGAAGCCGGAAAGCGTTTGTGTCTGGAACTGACAGAAAGTCTCCTGATGCAGAATCCCGACGAAATTGGAAATCGGCTGTCGGACCTCCGGTCCATGGGTGTCCGGATTGCAATCGACGATTTCGGCACCGGATACTCTTCCCTTGCCTATCTGAGCCGCTTTCCGGTGGACGAGATCAAGGTTCCCCAGGAATTTGTCCTGGGGATGAAAAACCACGAACAGGATCGCATGATCGTCCGGACAATCGTCCAGATGGCACAGAGCCTGGGAATCGATCTAGTCGGAGAAGGCGCGGAAACCCGGGCGGAGATCGACATGCTTTTCGGGTTGGGATGTACGACGCTCCAGGGGTATGGACTCGCCCGCCCGATGTCGCTTGAAAACATGGAAGACTTTCTTTTGCATCCGGAGCGATGGCCTTTTCCGGATTTTTTCCGGAAAAAAGACTGA
- a CDS encoding radical SAM protein, protein MEHDRMPDLSTVRDPESRLLVEKAYAFLDSCTVCPRECGINRKEGELGTCRTGVLPKISAYNLHFGEEPAISGTRGSGTVFFASCNLSCDFCQNFPISQMDYGRPVTPERLSRIYLELEARGAHNINLVTPSHIVPPVLHSLVLAREAGLGIPVVYNSNGYDSVSMLRLLEGWIDVYLPDMKYSSDLWARRISKADGYVFHNRSAVAEMFRQVGPLRLDEEGIAQKGLLIRHLIMPNELGGWENSARFIRHELGESVAVSLMAQYFPTNRARSRPLISRRITEEEYERALDVLFAENLMEGYVQEYDARWEDTSAPAPRPSDSLSEQESRSA, encoded by the coding sequence ATGGAACATGACCGCATGCCGGATTTGTCGACTGTCCGGGACCCGGAATCCCGCTTGCTGGTCGAAAAGGCTTACGCGTTCCTGGACTCCTGCACCGTTTGCCCGCGGGAATGTGGAATTAACCGTAAGGAAGGGGAGCTGGGGACTTGCCGGACGGGGGTCTTGCCGAAAATTTCGGCCTACAATCTGCATTTTGGTGAAGAGCCGGCCATTTCCGGGACCCGGGGATCCGGAACGGTGTTTTTTGCCTCCTGCAATTTGAGTTGTGATTTCTGCCAGAATTTCCCGATCAGCCAGATGGATTATGGGCGACCGGTCACCCCAGAGAGGTTGTCCCGAATCTATCTGGAACTGGAAGCCCGTGGCGCCCACAATATCAACCTGGTAACGCCCAGCCACATCGTTCCGCCGGTTCTGCACAGCCTCGTCCTGGCCCGGGAAGCCGGCCTTGGTATTCCGGTCGTCTACAATTCCAACGGATATGATTCCGTGTCCATGCTGCGACTTCTCGAGGGCTGGATCGATGTCTACCTTCCGGACATGAAATATTCGAGCGATCTCTGGGCACGCCGGATATCGAAGGCGGACGGATATGTTTTTCATAACCGCTCGGCTGTCGCAGAGATGTTCCGGCAAGTGGGCCCCCTCCGTCTGGACGAAGAAGGAATCGCGCAAAAAGGACTGCTCATCCGTCATCTGATTATGCCGAACGAGTTGGGTGGCTGGGAGAATTCCGCCAGGTTTATTCGCCATGAACTCGGAGAGTCGGTTGCCGTTTCCCTGATGGCGCAATATTTTCCGACAAACCGCGCCCGATCCCGACCTCTGATTTCAAGACGCATCACGGAAGAGGAATATGAACGCGCCCTGGATGTTCTCTTTGCAGAAAATCTGATGGAAGGTTATGTCCAGGAATACGACGCCCGGTGGGAAGACACATCGGCCCCCGCCCCCCGGCCGTCGGACTCTTTGTCCGAACAGGAGAGCCGAAGTGCCTAA
- the erpA gene encoding iron-sulfur cluster insertion protein ErpA produces the protein MITLTEKAIEKVTEYLDSENKKGYGLRVYVSGGGCHGFQYGMAFEEAPGEMDQVLEEGGVKLFVDAQSYPLLEGAEVDYVENLYGSGFAIKNPNAKSSCGCGSSFST, from the coding sequence ATGATTACATTAACGGAAAAAGCTATAGAAAAAGTGACAGAGTATCTGGATTCGGAGAACAAGAAGGGATATGGCCTTCGCGTCTATGTCTCCGGCGGTGGTTGTCATGGGTTTCAGTACGGAATGGCCTTTGAGGAAGCCCCTGGCGAAATGGATCAGGTTCTGGAGGAAGGCGGGGTCAAACTTTTCGTCGATGCCCAGAGCTATCCCCTTTTGGAAGGGGCCGAAGTCGACTACGTTGAAAATCTTTACGGTTCGGGATTCGCCATCAAGAATCCGAATGCCAAATCGTCCTGCGGGTGCGGAAGTTCTTTCTCCACCTAG
- a CDS encoding dihydrolipoyl dehydrogenase family protein has translation MRKNVDLLVIGAGSAGRYAARSAASLGKSVLLVEKGPFGGLCILKGCMPSKALLRPAHVFHLMNHRLKDLGLSIDGTAKVDIPAMVRIKNAMIREMAEDARKTIEGTPGITLLTGHFSFTGPQAGLLGDTPVHFDKAVIATGSRVHVPAIPGLDEQWILTSDDVLEMETIPASTLVLGGGPVGLELGQYLSCLGSDVTLADTNQNWHPQTDPQLAREYLGTLASRGLKIHLGIRSERFEQGEGGTPCFSFHSDGKNHQIPFDRVLLATGRRPDTSSLNLPAAQVQTTRHGHIQVDAFLRTSNHSIFAAGDVTGILPVLNLATFHGEMAGRNAVLPVPVTVREPVVPVAIFTDPEYARAGLTESMAQARRIPVKTGRISFSDLGKAIVYRETEGALKIVIHAKSREILGVELFGPGASDLVHTVATAMHFHATIDQYQEILHIHPTFSEIFKYLADDMTESI, from the coding sequence ATGCGAAAAAATGTGGACTTGCTCGTCATCGGAGCGGGATCAGCGGGCCGTTATGCCGCCCGGTCGGCCGCTTCCCTCGGAAAATCCGTTCTTCTCGTTGAAAAAGGCCCCTTCGGAGGTTTATGCATCCTGAAAGGATGCATGCCATCCAAAGCCCTTCTCCGTCCCGCCCATGTCTTTCATCTGATGAACCACCGGCTGAAGGACCTTGGACTTTCGATCGACGGCACAGCAAAAGTGGACATTCCGGCCATGGTCCGGATAAAAAACGCCATGATCCGGGAAATGGCAGAGGATGCCCGGAAAACAATCGAAGGAACGCCGGGAATCACTCTTCTTACCGGACATTTTTCCTTCACAGGTCCCCAGGCCGGCCTCCTGGGCGATACGCCCGTTCACTTTGACAAGGCGGTGATCGCCACCGGATCCCGGGTCCATGTCCCCGCCATTCCGGGCCTCGATGAACAGTGGATCCTGACCTCGGACGATGTCCTGGAGATGGAAACCATCCCGGCTTCCACCCTGGTGCTGGGAGGAGGGCCCGTCGGCCTTGAGCTCGGACAATACCTGTCGTGTCTGGGAAGCGACGTGACCCTCGCGGATACGAACCAGAACTGGCACCCCCAGACAGATCCCCAGCTCGCACGGGAATACCTTGGAACCCTTGCGTCCCGGGGTCTCAAGATCCATCTGGGAATCCGGTCGGAACGTTTTGAACAGGGAGAAGGAGGAACACCGTGTTTCTCCTTTCATTCCGACGGCAAAAACCATCAGATCCCCTTCGACAGGGTTCTTCTTGCCACCGGACGCCGGCCGGACACGTCCTCTCTCAACCTTCCCGCCGCACAGGTCCAGACGACCCGGCATGGACATATCCAGGTGGACGCCTTTCTGCGCACATCAAACCACAGCATTTTTGCTGCCGGCGATGTTACCGGCATCCTGCCCGTTTTGAACCTTGCGACATTTCATGGAGAAATGGCCGGAAGAAACGCCGTCCTTCCCGTCCCGGTCACTGTCCGGGAGCCGGTTGTTCCGGTTGCAATCTTCACCGATCCCGAATATGCCAGGGCGGGACTCACGGAATCGATGGCGCAGGCCCGGAGAATACCGGTAAAGACCGGACGGATCTCGTTTTCTGACCTCGGCAAAGCGATCGTCTACCGGGAAACCGAGGGGGCCCTCAAGATCGTGATCCATGCTAAGAGCCGCGAGATCCTGGGAGTAGAACTCTTTGGCCCCGGAGCTTCCGACCTGGTCCATACGGTCGCCACGGCCATGCACTTTCATGCGACGATCGACCAGTATCAGGAAATCCTTCATATCCACCCGACATTCTCGGAGATTTTCAAATATCTGGCCGACGATATGACGGAGTCGATCTGA
- the greA gene encoding transcription elongation factor GreA produces the protein MNQVPMTKAGYEKLKEELEKLKHEERPKNIQDIAEARAHGDLSENAEYHAAKERQGFINSRIKELEAKIASAIVVSSAHQDHSRITFGATVRLVPLDSKEEKRYTLVGQEEADLKAGRISVHSPVGKALIGHSEGETVTIRVPAGEVQYTIAEIFYEETG, from the coding sequence ATGAATCAGGTTCCGATGACAAAAGCGGGTTATGAAAAGCTGAAGGAGGAGCTGGAAAAGCTCAAGCACGAAGAGCGTCCGAAGAATATTCAGGACATTGCAGAAGCCAGGGCACATGGAGACTTGTCCGAAAATGCGGAATACCATGCCGCCAAAGAGCGACAAGGGTTCATCAACTCCCGGATCAAGGAGCTTGAAGCAAAGATTGCCTCCGCGATTGTCGTTTCATCGGCCCATCAGGACCATTCCCGTATCACCTTTGGAGCCACCGTCCGATTGGTGCCCCTCGACTCGAAAGAAGAAAAACGTTACACCCTTGTCGGCCAGGAAGAAGCCGATCTGAAGGCGGGGCGCATTTCCGTTCACTCTCCGGTAGGGAAGGCCCTGATCGGGCATTCAGAAGGCGAGACCGTGACGATTCGCGTTCCGGCCGGAGAGGTGCAATATACCATCGCGGAAATTTTTTATGAGGAAACGGGCTGA
- a CDS encoding lytic transglycosylase domain-containing protein: MDVHLKGGALASKGFSLFLLLFCLLLLFPHARVFSFPDVREDKTPDVSIVSRYIALHAAPPLPASVCRKIARRLLFESRREHIPSYVALAIAEQESSFNPQAFNRKTEDYGLFQVHFPFWKRYFARKSSGALVPLKPEELFNLRINIRVGLLILRHDIDLEKGDIARGIGRYSGRKGEKRMVYEQQVVAREVRFLAYWTDQRHAP, from the coding sequence ATGGACGTGCACTTAAAAGGGGGGGCCCTCGCCAGCAAAGGGTTCTCCCTTTTTTTGCTTTTGTTCTGTCTTCTCCTTCTTTTTCCGCACGCCCGGGTCTTTTCTTTTCCAGACGTCCGGGAAGACAAGACCCCGGACGTATCGATCGTTTCCCGGTATATCGCCCTTCATGCCGCGCCTCCTCTTCCGGCCAGCGTCTGCCGGAAAATAGCCCGGCGTCTTCTTTTCGAATCCCGTCGGGAACATATTCCGTCTTATGTTGCTCTTGCCATCGCCGAGCAGGAGTCCTCCTTCAATCCCCAGGCGTTCAATAGAAAAACCGAAGATTATGGCCTGTTTCAGGTTCACTTTCCTTTCTGGAAGCGCTATTTTGCGCGAAAGTCATCGGGAGCCCTTGTCCCCCTGAAGCCGGAAGAATTGTTCAATCTTCGGATCAATATTCGTGTCGGACTTCTGATCCTGCGTCATGATATCGATCTGGAAAAAGGAGATATTGCCAGGGGTATCGGGCGATACAGCGGCCGCAAAGGGGAGAAGCGCATGGTCTACGAGCAACAGGTCGTCGCCAGGGAAGTGCGATTCCTTGCGTACTGGACGGATCAGCGCCACGCCCCCTGA
- the carB gene encoding carbamoyl-phosphate synthase large subunit, whose product MPKRTDLTSILIIGSGPIVIGQAGEFDYSGTQAVRALKEEGYRVSLVNSNPATIMTDPQLSDATYMVPLTVEAVTRVLEKERPDAILPTMGGQTALNLAVELSDRGVLKRLGIELIGTSVETIRKAEDRGLFKKAMESIGLASPRSFVAHSMAEARSALGELSFPIMIRPSFTLGGSGGGVVFNLEEFEQRVQVGLEMSPVREVLVEESLLGWKEFELEVVRDKADNAIIVCSIENLDPMGVHTGDSITVAPQMTLPDREYQYLRNASIAILREVGVETGGSNVQFAVHPETGRVVVIEMNPRVSRSSALASKATGFPIARVATKVAIGYTLDEIQNDITGSTPASFEPSLDYVVVKIPRFHFEKFPQASRVLGPQMQSVGEVMGIGHNFKEAFQKALRSLENNTYGLMHLSLPEDQMDLAQILKTPLDNRIHAIGEVFRRGYSLEQVREWTGIDPWFLREIREIIELEGEISRYAGEPLALFPEDLLLKAKKDGFSDMMLARLLGQPEDNVREMRQRRGIVLHHRHVDTCAAEFASRTPYLYGTYGGTEEMAPANPSRKPVVILGSGPNRIGQGVEFDYCCVHGVMALREQDVEAVMINCNPETVSTDFDISDRLHFDPLSMEDVLAILAREEPLGVVVQFGGQTPLKLSRKLAEAGIPILGTSPDMTDLAEDRERFRAVIEKLGLRQPASALAHTIGETAGLVREIGFPVLVRPSYVLGGEAMEVLFDEEGLDEYLKRVQSLDFRFPLLIDSFIGQATEVDVDALCDQTEVFVAGILEHIEEAGIHSGDSSCFLPPMSLSADVLSEIRHQTRQLGLALGVRGLMNIQFAVQNETVYVLEVNPRASRTVPFVSKSIGIPLAKMAMRILLGATIRSLGLKEEEVSHRFVSVKEAVFPFRKFQGVDTLLGPEMKSTGEVMGIAGSFGKAFFDAQEASGMTLPRSGTVLISVSDMDKPPILPVARSLIGLGFRLVATQGTANFLSNAGVPADVVLKVKEGRPHIVDHLKNGEIQIVINTVSGRTAQRDSLSIRREALVRNVPYYTTVAGARAATSALASELSGSRQAEVHSLQEIFGEIPSP is encoded by the coding sequence GTGCCTAAAAGAACGGATCTGACAAGTATTCTCATCATCGGTTCGGGACCGATCGTCATCGGTCAGGCCGGAGAGTTCGACTACTCCGGGACGCAAGCCGTTCGTGCGCTCAAGGAGGAAGGGTACCGGGTATCCCTGGTCAATTCCAATCCTGCAACGATCATGACGGACCCGCAATTGTCGGACGCAACCTATATGGTTCCCCTGACGGTGGAAGCTGTGACCCGGGTTCTGGAAAAGGAGCGCCCGGATGCCATTCTGCCGACAATGGGAGGGCAGACCGCCCTGAATCTTGCCGTGGAGTTGTCGGACAGGGGAGTTCTCAAGAGACTCGGGATTGAGCTGATCGGTACATCGGTCGAGACCATCCGGAAGGCTGAGGACCGGGGACTCTTCAAAAAAGCTATGGAGTCCATCGGTCTTGCAAGCCCCCGGAGTTTCGTTGCCCACTCGATGGCCGAAGCCAGATCCGCCCTCGGGGAGTTGAGTTTTCCGATCATGATTCGCCCGTCGTTCACCCTGGGGGGATCCGGGGGGGGCGTCGTCTTCAATCTCGAGGAGTTTGAGCAACGCGTTCAGGTCGGCCTGGAAATGAGTCCTGTCCGGGAAGTTCTTGTGGAGGAGTCCCTTCTCGGCTGGAAGGAGTTTGAGCTGGAAGTCGTCCGGGACAAGGCGGACAATGCGATCATTGTCTGTTCCATCGAGAATCTGGATCCGATGGGCGTCCACACGGGGGACAGCATTACCGTCGCCCCCCAGATGACACTTCCCGACCGCGAATATCAGTATTTGCGCAATGCGTCCATCGCCATTTTGCGCGAAGTCGGAGTCGAGACGGGAGGGTCGAATGTCCAGTTCGCGGTTCATCCGGAAACCGGCCGCGTGGTCGTGATCGAAATGAATCCCCGGGTTTCCAGAAGCTCCGCCCTGGCCTCGAAAGCGACCGGCTTCCCCATCGCCAGAGTGGCGACAAAGGTTGCCATCGGCTATACCCTGGACGAGATCCAGAACGATATCACGGGTTCGACCCCCGCCTCCTTCGAGCCCTCCCTGGATTATGTCGTGGTCAAGATTCCGCGTTTCCATTTCGAAAAGTTCCCTCAGGCTTCCAGAGTTCTCGGTCCCCAGATGCAGTCCGTCGGCGAGGTTATGGGAATCGGGCACAACTTCAAGGAAGCTTTCCAGAAGGCCCTTCGCTCCCTGGAAAACAACACGTACGGTCTGATGCACCTCTCACTTCCCGAAGACCAGATGGATCTGGCCCAAATTCTGAAGACGCCTCTGGACAATCGCATTCATGCCATCGGAGAAGTCTTTCGACGGGGCTATTCCCTGGAGCAGGTCCGGGAATGGACGGGCATCGACCCTTGGTTTCTGCGTGAAATCCGGGAAATTATTGAATTGGAGGGAGAAATCTCCCGCTACGCCGGGGAACCTCTGGCGCTTTTTCCGGAAGATCTTCTCCTGAAGGCCAAAAAGGACGGATTTTCGGACATGATGCTTGCCCGCCTCCTGGGGCAGCCGGAAGACAATGTCCGGGAAATGCGGCAAAGACGTGGCATTGTTCTCCACCATCGCCATGTGGATACCTGCGCGGCAGAATTTGCATCCAGAACGCCTTACCTCTATGGCACATATGGAGGAACGGAAGAGATGGCTCCCGCAAATCCCTCCCGGAAACCGGTTGTCATCCTGGGTTCCGGACCCAACCGGATCGGTCAGGGAGTGGAGTTTGATTACTGTTGTGTGCATGGAGTGATGGCGCTCCGGGAACAGGATGTCGAGGCGGTCATGATCAACTGCAACCCGGAAACAGTCTCGACGGACTTTGATATTTCGGACCGTCTTCATTTCGATCCCCTGTCCATGGAAGACGTTCTTGCCATCCTCGCACGGGAGGAACCTTTGGGGGTCGTTGTCCAGTTCGGGGGACAGACGCCCCTCAAGCTTTCGCGAAAACTGGCGGAAGCCGGTATTCCGATCCTGGGCACTTCGCCGGACATGACCGATCTTGCGGAAGACCGGGAGCGATTTCGTGCCGTCATCGAGAAACTTGGTCTCCGGCAACCTGCCAGTGCCCTTGCCCATACAATCGGGGAGACGGCGGGGCTTGTCCGGGAAATCGGATTTCCCGTTCTGGTCCGTCCCTCCTATGTGCTGGGGGGAGAAGCGATGGAAGTTCTCTTTGATGAGGAAGGGCTCGACGAATATCTGAAACGCGTACAGAGCCTGGATTTCCGTTTTCCCCTTCTGATCGATTCTTTTATCGGACAGGCCACTGAAGTGGATGTGGATGCACTCTGCGACCAGACCGAAGTCTTCGTGGCTGGAATCCTCGAACATATCGAGGAGGCGGGGATTCATTCCGGGGATTCGTCCTGTTTCCTGCCGCCCATGAGTCTGTCGGCCGATGTGCTTTCGGAGATCCGGCATCAAACCCGCCAGCTTGGTCTGGCACTCGGCGTCCGGGGTTTGATGAATATCCAGTTCGCTGTTCAAAATGAAACAGTTTATGTCCTCGAGGTCAATCCTCGTGCTTCCCGGACGGTTCCCTTCGTCAGCAAGTCGATCGGCATTCCTCTGGCGAAGATGGCGATGAGAATTCTTCTGGGGGCAACCATCCGGTCTCTTGGACTGAAGGAAGAGGAAGTCTCTCACCGGTTCGTCTCGGTGAAGGAGGCTGTGTTTCCCTTTCGCAAGTTCCAGGGAGTGGACACTCTTCTTGGACCGGAAATGAAGTCGACAGGGGAGGTGATGGGAATCGCGGGATCATTCGGAAAAGCCTTCTTTGATGCGCAGGAGGCTTCCGGCATGACGTTACCCCGTTCCGGCACCGTCCTGATCAGCGTGAGCGACATGGACAAGCCCCCCATCCTGCCTGTCGCCCGAAGCCTGATTGGTCTTGGATTCCGTCTGGTCGCCACACAGGGAACGGCGAATTTTCTCTCGAATGCCGGCGTTCCGGCCGACGTTGTTCTGAAGGTCAAGGAAGGTCGGCCCCATATTGTGGATCACCTGAAAAACGGGGAAATCCAGATCGTGATCAATACCGTTTCAGGGAGGACGGCTCAACGGGACTCTCTGTCCATCCGGAGGGAAGCTCTGGTCCGGAATGTTCCCTACTATACGACAGTCGCCGGCGCCAGGGCCGCGACATCGGCACTGGCTTCAGAGCTTTCCGGTTCACGTCAGGCCGAGGTGCATTCTCTTCAGGAAATTTTTGGAGAAATTCCCTCTCCTTGA